The following are encoded in a window of Caldicellulosiruptor danielii genomic DNA:
- a CDS encoding stage V sporulation protein S, producing MEVLKVAATSMPQKVANALAAIVKEQGEAELQAVGASAVNQAVKAIAIARGKVAPNGIDLYVIPAFADIVIDGEKKTAIKFIVKSR from the coding sequence ATGGAAGTTTTAAAAGTTGCTGCTACATCAATGCCTCAGAAGGTTGCAAATGCTCTGGCTGCAATTGTTAAAGAACAAGGTGAAGCAGAACTTCAGGCTGTTGGCGCATCTGCCGTAAACCAGGCTGTAAAAGCTATCGCTATTGCTCGTGGAAAAGTTGCTCCAAACGGGATTGATCTTTATGTAATCCCTGCATTTGCAGATATCGTTATCGACGGGGAAAAGAAAACAGCTATCAAGTTTATTGTAAAGTCAAGATAA
- a CDS encoding EAL domain-containing protein — protein sequence MRNNKSILFVLIFWIMLFFISTTYASHTPVKFEVDINYPPFSYTSDGRIYGFAIDLANLVFEPNKFKLEISSDTWNQVYKKLVEGKIDVTVPVAIVEERRKEVFFSKPIFTRHVGLYTTKGFSKNISLNNLENFRVGVFKSDYTETLLKEKLGINKYYTYPTIEDLIYALADGKIDAALMSQEIANYFLVKNVLNDRIELKIKNIFTVKSAFAVSKKRPELVLYINQRLNLLMSKGIFDELYINYFSTYSPEYYERKNKQIAFSALYLLLVILFAASVTIFVMTRINKRLEHGKQAYEKYAQLLAENANAIVLTLNLNGEIIYFNRFAEELTGYKSEEVVGKKWVDIFIPSHRREYIENLFKQIAEKKILNNHENEIITKDGDTRWILWNNTLIESPYLNQPLIISTGLDITQIKKTQQLLEESYEEIEQTNKELINTLEILNKQSNMLQEEKEKYRFLVENVSDCIFEIDFQKKSIEFYGRLKDLFNIDAIKSKNDFAAWLEFFHEDDRNAVFKKLQDAILLREENLEFEARIKDRNGNWRWISSHVQILYSEEGKPEKIIAVNIDWTAKKEYEKKIEYIAYYDTLTNLPNRKLFEETLDEFLKKSEEEKIQGAVILIDIDNFKDINDLYGHEVGDEYLKAICKKVSEYLENTVFGSFFARVGGDEFAIVLHGILKKEDVTDLCADLLRIFESEIYIEKAERAIFTSASIGVSFYPDDGKSFKEIFRNVDLALSCAKENGKNDFQIFMPYMLMKNLKKIEIEKNLKKAIEEDQFQLYYQPVISLSDMEIHSVEALLRWVLPEKGIISPLEFIPVAEESGFIVKIGEMVIEKAFLDMKEWEKKGIDYLHLAINLSARQFKTKFFENMVQKLIERYSIDPTKISFEITETGAVENFDVSLRILSFLCQMGIKFLIDDFGTGYSSLIYLKRLPIGGVKIDRSFITELENSKENRAIVEGIILMAHKLDLKVVAEGVETKKELEILKEVGCDFAQGYLFSKPLPKTEIEKLLIARKIIV from the coding sequence ATGAGAAATAATAAATCTATTCTATTTGTACTTATATTCTGGATTATGTTATTTTTTATATCCACTACATATGCCAGTCATACACCTGTGAAATTTGAAGTTGACATAAACTATCCACCATTTTCATACACATCAGACGGTCGTATCTATGGATTTGCTATCGACCTTGCAAACCTTGTGTTTGAGCCTAACAAGTTCAAACTTGAGATTTCAAGCGATACATGGAATCAAGTTTACAAAAAACTTGTCGAAGGAAAAATTGACGTCACCGTTCCTGTTGCTATAGTTGAGGAGAGAAGGAAAGAAGTGTTTTTTTCAAAGCCAATATTTACACGTCATGTTGGACTTTATACAACCAAAGGGTTTTCGAAAAATATATCCCTAAATAACCTTGAAAATTTCAGGGTAGGAGTTTTTAAATCTGATTACACAGAAACCCTTTTAAAAGAAAAGCTGGGCATAAATAAATATTACACGTACCCTACAATTGAAGATTTAATTTATGCCTTGGCGGATGGCAAGATAGATGCAGCCTTGATGTCCCAGGAAATAGCTAATTACTTCCTTGTGAAAAACGTCCTGAACGACAGGATAGAACTCAAAATCAAAAATATCTTTACAGTAAAAAGTGCTTTTGCAGTGAGTAAAAAAAGACCAGAACTTGTCTTGTATATAAACCAGAGATTAAATCTTCTTATGAGCAAAGGCATATTTGATGAGCTGTATATAAACTACTTTTCCACATATTCGCCAGAATACTATGAGCGGAAGAATAAACAGATAGCATTTTCTGCTTTGTATCTTTTGCTGGTAATACTTTTTGCTGCATCTGTTACAATATTTGTAATGACAAGGATAAACAAAAGGCTTGAACATGGAAAACAGGCTTATGAAAAGTATGCCCAGCTTCTTGCAGAGAACGCAAATGCCATTGTACTAACTCTTAACTTAAATGGCGAGATAATTTATTTTAACAGGTTTGCAGAGGAGCTTACCGGATATAAGAGCGAAGAGGTTGTGGGCAAGAAATGGGTTGATATTTTCATTCCATCACACAGGCGTGAGTATATAGAAAATCTTTTTAAACAAATAGCCGAAAAAAAGATATTAAACAATCACGAGAATGAGATTATAACAAAAGATGGAGATACAAGATGGATTTTGTGGAACAATACTCTCATCGAAAGCCCATACTTAAACCAGCCTTTGATTATCTCAACGGGGCTTGACATAACACAGATAAAAAAGACGCAGCAGCTTTTAGAAGAAAGCTACGAAGAAATTGAACAGACAAACAAAGAGCTTATAAATACCTTAGAGATTTTAAACAAGCAATCAAATATGTTACAGGAAGAGAAAGAAAAATACAGGTTCTTGGTAGAAAATGTCTCTGACTGCATTTTTGAGATAGATTTTCAGAAAAAGAGTATAGAATTTTATGGAAGGCTCAAAGACCTTTTTAACATTGATGCTATAAAGTCAAAAAATGATTTTGCAGCTTGGCTTGAATTTTTCCATGAGGATGACAGAAATGCTGTATTCAAAAAATTGCAAGATGCTATACTTTTGCGTGAAGAAAATCTGGAGTTTGAAGCGCGCATAAAAGACAGAAACGGAAACTGGCGCTGGATTTCCTCCCATGTTCAAATTTTATACAGCGAAGAAGGCAAACCTGAGAAGATTATTGCAGTAAATATCGACTGGACGGCAAAAAAAGAGTATGAGAAAAAGATAGAATACATTGCTTATTATGATACGCTTACAAATCTTCCAAACAGAAAGCTTTTTGAAGAAACTTTGGACGAGTTTCTCAAAAAATCTGAGGAAGAAAAAATTCAAGGTGCTGTTATACTCATAGACATTGACAATTTCAAAGATATAAACGACCTTTATGGGCATGAAGTGGGAGACGAGTATTTGAAAGCCATTTGCAAAAAAGTTTCAGAGTATCTTGAGAACACAGTTTTTGGATCTTTTTTTGCCAGAGTTGGTGGAGATGAGTTTGCCATAGTTTTGCATGGAATTTTGAAAAAAGAGGATGTGACAGACCTTTGTGCGGATCTTCTTAGAATTTTTGAAAGTGAGATTTATATAGAAAAAGCTGAAAGGGCTATTTTTACCTCAGCTTCAATCGGAGTTTCTTTTTATCCTGATGATGGAAAGAGCTTTAAAGAGATTTTTAGAAATGTTGACTTGGCACTGTCATGTGCAAAAGAAAACGGTAAAAACGATTTTCAGATTTTTATGCCTTATATGCTAATGAAAAATCTTAAAAAGATTGAAATTGAAAAGAACCTCAAAAAAGCTATTGAAGAAGACCAGTTTCAACTTTATTACCAGCCAGTTATAAGCTTGAGCGACATGGAAATTCATTCAGTTGAAGCACTTTTGAGATGGGTTTTGCCTGAAAAAGGTATCATCTCACCGCTTGAATTTATTCCTGTTGCAGAAGAGAGCGGGTTTATAGTAAAAATTGGTGAGATGGTGATAGAAAAGGCTTTTTTAGATATGAAAGAGTGGGAGAAAAAGGGCATTGACTATCTGCACTTGGCGATAAACTTATCTGCACGGCAGTTCAAAACCAAGTTTTTTGAGAACATGGTCCAAAAGCTCATTGAACGATATAGCATCGACCCGACAAAAATTTCGTTTGAAATAACAGAGACAGGCGCTGTTGAAAACTTTGATGTATCACTAAGGATTTTAAGTTTTTTATGTCAGATGGGAATAAAGTTTTTAATTGACGATTTTGGTACGGGGTATTCGTCGCTGATTTATTTAAAAAGACTTCCAATTGGCGGTGTGAAGATAGACAGAAGTTTTATCACAGAGCTTGAGAATTCAAAAGAGAACAGGGCAATTGTTGAGGGTATAATCTTGATGGCTCACAAGCTTGACCTCAAAGTTGTAGCAGAGGGTGTTGAAACAAAAAAGGAGCTTGAGATTTTAAAGGAAGTTGGATGCGACTTTGCGCAAGGGTATCTATTTTCAAAGCCTCTGCCTAAAACTGAGATTGAAAAGCTTTTGATAGCAAGAAAAATAATTGTTTAA
- a CDS encoding WYL domain-containing protein — translation MEIFLEAKSTFYKALEEIINKAYEKRTISKKEIYEILTKYNCNFPVLEDRVFAKNTQYQKNIYVLKQQDDKSYGLRIDSKIEPYVTNTEVMWLKFMMSSRYAELFLDIETIEKIRKLKSSNIPSINTNLIVPKNYSKILKRENAKDISAKMKMVIKGIIENKILRYTYKTRQGDTLKDVTGIPVKIQYSLKDDMFYVIFYSLERGNFAKCIIQNLENLRYDEGSYNRDDVLKEYDNYLKNSKAKQPIVLEVINTRNALERAFCMFSSFEKSARFLKEKNRHEMRIYYYEFEEAEIISRILYLGRNVVVVNPQHIRDRIISRVKNALEMYSKSEIV, via the coding sequence ATGGAGATATTTCTTGAGGCAAAAAGCACCTTTTACAAGGCATTAGAGGAGATTATAAATAAAGCATATGAAAAGAGAACAATTTCCAAAAAAGAAATTTATGAAATTCTCACCAAATACAATTGCAACTTCCCGGTGTTAGAAGATAGGGTTTTTGCAAAGAATACTCAATATCAAAAAAACATCTATGTGCTAAAACAGCAAGATGACAAATCCTACGGTCTCAGGATAGATTCAAAGATTGAGCCCTATGTTACAAACACAGAAGTAATGTGGCTGAAATTTATGATGTCGAGCAGGTACGCAGAGCTTTTTCTTGATATAGAAACAATTGAAAAAATTAGAAAACTAAAAAGCAGCAATATACCGTCAATTAATACAAACTTGATTGTGCCAAAGAACTATTCAAAGATTTTGAAAAGAGAAAACGCAAAAGACATTTCAGCAAAAATGAAGATGGTTATAAAAGGTATAATTGAAAATAAGATTTTGAGATACACATACAAAACGCGACAGGGAGATACTTTAAAAGATGTTACTGGAATTCCTGTCAAGATTCAGTATTCTTTAAAAGATGACATGTTCTATGTTATTTTTTACTCTCTTGAAAGAGGAAACTTTGCAAAGTGCATTATCCAAAACCTTGAAAATTTAAGATATGATGAAGGAAGTTATAACAGGGATGATGTTTTAAAAGAATATGATAATTATTTAAAAAATTCGAAGGCAAAGCAGCCGATAGTCCTTGAGGTTATAAATACAAGAAACGCTCTTGAAAGAGCATTTTGCATGTTTTCGTCATTTGAAAAGAGTGCGCGTTTTTTGAAAGAAAAAAACAGGCACGAGATGAGGATTTACTATTATGAATTTGAAGAGGCAGAGATAATCTCAAGGATACTGTATTTAGGCAGGAATGTTGTTGTTGTGAATCCTCAGCATATCAGAGATAGAATAATCTCAAGGGTAAAAAACGCGCTTGAAATGTACTCAAAAAGCGAAATTGTTTAA
- a CDS encoding helix-turn-helix transcriptional regulator has translation MPPFNPFINDFNKLRNFSRIVYLYGCYSREDAKSFNIAKRTFDDQLRRMRIFLGEDKYLLSEREGKKSLPCIVEDFFRDVENPLVNIYFSKTSTALQTTLFFLTLQILNAKRDKKASVTQILDEISQVLECDVADADLESSLKRILKQMQQLNIIKYLKDQKVYYLCSLVKDVFKNFSIDEIKDIYISVLFFINSHVPSVPGWYLKESLEKYLLELGEKEFIENASSVFWFTYVPHHYILEEELVWKFLEAASNNKKIKVWYYTRKNKKKIELVCVPVRIVYDVKLGRWYFLVAREEEVLALPAWRIEKIEILFESFNPQEILPLSNLIEKCFFVSVPKRKKGFEKITIRFKNPGDSPYNFVLARVKRELKNARINKVDEETFEVEYELSNIKEFKGWLRSFGERALVLGTTEASKKLREEMINEWKEILKNYGDIS, from the coding sequence ATGCCGCCGTTTAATCCGTTTATCAATGATTTTAACAAGCTCAGAAACTTCTCGAGAATTGTATATCTATATGGCTGTTATTCAAGAGAAGATGCTAAAAGCTTTAACATTGCTAAAAGAACCTTTGACGACCAGCTAAGAAGAATGAGAATATTCTTGGGAGAAGATAAATACTTATTATCTGAAAGAGAAGGGAAAAAATCTTTACCCTGCATTGTTGAAGACTTTTTCAGGGATGTAGAAAACCCGCTGGTTAACATCTATTTTTCAAAGACATCAACAGCCTTGCAAACAACTTTATTTTTTTTGACCCTGCAGATATTAAATGCAAAAAGAGACAAGAAAGCATCAGTTACACAAATATTAGATGAAATTTCTCAGGTGCTTGAGTGCGATGTTGCCGATGCAGACCTTGAATCAAGCCTCAAAAGGATTTTGAAGCAGATGCAGCAGTTAAATATTATAAAGTATCTAAAAGACCAAAAAGTATATTATCTTTGTTCCTTAGTAAAAGATGTCTTTAAAAATTTTTCGATAGATGAAATAAAAGACATTTACATATCAGTTTTGTTTTTCATAAACTCACATGTGCCGAGCGTGCCAGGCTGGTATTTAAAAGAAAGTCTTGAGAAGTATCTTTTAGAACTTGGAGAAAAAGAGTTTATAGAAAATGCCAGCAGTGTGTTCTGGTTTACATATGTTCCGCATCACTACATCCTTGAAGAAGAACTCGTATGGAAATTTTTAGAAGCAGCATCAAATAACAAAAAAATTAAAGTATGGTACTACACGAGAAAGAATAAAAAGAAAATAGAACTTGTATGTGTGCCTGTCAGGATTGTATACGATGTAAAGCTTGGCAGGTGGTATTTTTTAGTTGCAAGAGAAGAAGAGGTTTTGGCTCTTCCGGCTTGGAGAATAGAGAAAATAGAAATTTTGTTTGAAAGCTTCAACCCGCAGGAAATTTTGCCACTGTCAAACCTTATTGAAAAGTGTTTTTTTGTATCTGTGCCCAAAAGAAAAAAAGGGTTTGAAAAGATTACAATTAGATTCAAAAATCCTGGTGATTCTCCATATAACTTTGTACTTGCACGAGTCAAAAGGGAGCTCAAAAACGCAAGGATAAATAAGGTGGATGAGGAAACATTTGAAGTTGAGTATGAACTGAGTAACATAAAAGAATTCAAAGGATGGCTCAGAAGCTTTGGTGAAAGGGCACTTGTACTTGGCACAACAGAAGCTTCGAAAAAACTCAGAGAAGAAATGATAAACGAATGGAAGGAGATTTTGAAAAACTATGGAGATATTTCTTGA
- a CDS encoding HAMP domain-containing protein has translation MNVLKIGFKKLSGSLKTRIMSWFVIISLIPIAIFLIFSLSLIQKDAKKEIKTRLESAKNIALREIERLCKLSLDYSILISSNPKLREALAKKDHLKVIQIISPLASELSIHQIVVTDDKGILIGRSDILSKFGDNLKDDYLVKCGLARLKYTSVQSEDGTVYVKSVSDIVTEMSANNMKVIGTIIVGYKLDKKFVENLTQLTKMDVAVFSSDLNTAISSSKNEKLIDSQNLKKILSGQYKYIVASTKNGNYHYILLPIRRSEKMNVAGVLALFSISGMVSNFIRASIRFSILLLIATLILVIIVSLFVSNRITKPIIKLAESAKKVASGSFDIQINVDGEAKDEISLLTQEFSRMVKNVHAYATSIEQTLDTTQQYIDRLNKIASDSAKTSKLTGEQIKEIIALAENQKMVFEQTTQMVSELESQIQKMFDIFKIVQNEVSTIYTTTSREQESIKMLINYMYSVNSAIEEVAMDLEKAIKDFKSIARMSQSISSLAERIKIIALNASIEAAKQNIPTFEIIASEISRLSQSANALSKSSLDAIEAGLLSFDQTSFKLENALEIVKTGTEVAKRSSESLSRIEMTNQQIKTKIENIIDTVSRQQEKIFTINSVLKSQTQTISQYFKVLMSIRDIFQNQKKVVDKLIDQFSDVHDGIVKLASISMGSEKS, from the coding sequence ATGAATGTGTTAAAAATAGGTTTTAAAAAACTGTCAGGTTCGTTAAAGACACGAATAATGTCCTGGTTTGTAATAATCTCTCTTATACCAATTGCAATATTTCTTATATTTTCCCTCTCTCTAATCCAGAAAGATGCAAAAAAAGAGATAAAAACAAGGCTTGAAAGTGCAAAAAATATTGCCCTTCGTGAGATAGAAAGGCTTTGCAAACTCTCACTCGACTACAGCATACTAATATCATCTAATCCGAAACTGAGGGAAGCTTTAGCAAAGAAAGATCACCTCAAGGTTATTCAGATAATATCACCGCTTGCAAGCGAGCTGTCAATACACCAGATTGTTGTTACAGACGACAAGGGCATTTTAATAGGTCGAAGCGACATTCTTTCAAAATTTGGTGATAACCTGAAAGATGATTACCTGGTCAAATGTGGGCTTGCACGGCTAAAATACACTTCTGTTCAAAGCGAAGATGGCACGGTGTATGTAAAGTCTGTATCAGACATTGTTACTGAAATGTCAGCAAACAATATGAAGGTCATAGGCACAATTATTGTTGGCTACAAGCTTGACAAAAAGTTTGTTGAAAATCTCACGCAGCTTACCAAAATGGACGTAGCAGTGTTTTCGTCAGATTTGAACACAGCAATCTCTTCTTCAAAAAACGAAAAGTTAATTGATAGTCAAAACTTAAAAAAAATACTTTCTGGCCAGTACAAATATATTGTAGCAAGTACAAAAAATGGCAATTATCATTATATTCTTCTTCCCATCAGAAGAAGTGAAAAGATGAATGTAGCAGGAGTGTTAGCGCTATTTAGCATCAGTGGGATGGTTTCAAACTTTATCAGAGCATCTATAAGATTTTCAATTCTACTGTTAATTGCAACACTCATACTTGTTATAATTGTGAGCCTTTTTGTATCAAACAGGATAACAAAACCTATTATTAAACTTGCAGAAAGTGCAAAGAAAGTTGCATCAGGTAGCTTTGACATCCAGATAAATGTGGATGGTGAAGCTAAGGACGAGATTTCACTCTTGACACAGGAATTTTCGCGTATGGTCAAAAATGTTCATGCCTATGCTACCAGCATTGAACAGACCCTTGACACAACACAACAGTACATCGACAGACTCAACAAAATAGCCTCAGATTCTGCAAAGACAAGTAAATTAACAGGCGAGCAAATAAAAGAGATTATAGCTTTGGCAGAAAATCAAAAGATGGTATTTGAACAGACAACACAAATGGTTTCCGAACTTGAAAGCCAGATTCAAAAAATGTTTGATATTTTCAAGATAGTACAAAATGAGGTTTCAACAATCTACACCACCACATCAAGAGAACAGGAGTCTATAAAGATGCTGATAAATTACATGTACAGCGTAAACTCAGCTATTGAAGAGGTAGCAATGGATTTAGAAAAAGCAATAAAGGATTTTAAAAGTATTGCAAGAATGTCGCAGAGCATTTCAAGCCTTGCAGAAAGGATAAAGATAATTGCACTAAATGCATCAATTGAAGCAGCAAAACAGAATATTCCAACTTTTGAGATAATAGCATCAGAGATTTCAAGGCTATCACAGTCAGCAAACGCACTTTCAAAGTCATCTCTTGATGCGATTGAAGCCGGGCTTTTATCATTTGACCAGACAAGCTTCAAACTCGAAAATGCTCTGGAGATTGTAAAGACCGGAACTGAAGTTGCAAAACGCTCATCCGAATCGCTGTCAAGAATAGAGATGACAAACCAGCAGATAAAAACAAAGATTGAAAATATCATAGACACAGTTTCAAGACAGCAAGAAAAGATTTTTACCATAAACAGTGTGTTGAAAAGCCAGACACAGACAATATCGCAGTATTTTAAAGTGCTCATGTCAATAAGAGATATATTCCAGAATCAGAAAAAAGTTGTTGACAAGCTGATTGACCAGTTTTCAGATGTCCATGACGGCATTGTCAAACTTGCTTCAATTTCAATGGGTTCAGAAAAAAGTTAG
- a CDS encoding CAP domain-containing protein: protein MFAKKCYLLRCLVLLLAAIFFVNIVMGLAGKSAFSFASQQKRDVYMFCPRSIFDKVYSDVEIQIFKSPFDFPFYVSKNPSDFFIAAFENDRLIFYYTNSRLFAGFSNIKIGTTVEKVKKSRLSFVDRFAIVRGNSTYTYNDNNLGQNYDVSIVKNSYYLFLFYDRIVNPNVVCGIFMVKKSLWDEFLLNEHPISSKKNVVQSLIFSLEKIQLLHLNSIRAYLQKPYFVFSDNLSKLARVHSQNMAKYNFFSHTDSFGKTPQDRFKSAGILYLKLGENIAMGTKLLPFFANHLLLNSKGHRQNIEGNFEIVGAGCALDPNYENVYYTQDFAVLRD, encoded by the coding sequence ATGTTTGCTAAAAAATGCTATTTATTGAGATGTCTTGTGTTGCTTTTGGCGGCAATATTCTTTGTAAACATAGTCATGGGTCTGGCAGGCAAAAGTGCTTTTTCTTTTGCAAGTCAACAAAAAAGAGATGTTTACATGTTTTGTCCGAGATCAATATTTGATAAGGTTTATTCAGATGTTGAAATACAAATATTTAAGAGCCCTTTTGATTTTCCATTTTATGTGTCAAAAAATCCTTCAGATTTTTTCATTGCCGCATTTGAAAATGACAGGCTAATATTTTATTATACAAATTCAAGGCTGTTTGCTGGATTTTCAAACATAAAGATTGGTACCACAGTTGAAAAGGTTAAAAAATCGAGGCTTTCTTTTGTCGATAGATTTGCAATAGTCAGAGGAAATTCAACGTATACCTATAATGACAACAATTTGGGGCAAAACTATGACGTTTCAATTGTGAAAAACTCATACTATCTTTTTCTATTTTACGACAGAATTGTAAATCCAAATGTGGTTTGTGGCATTTTCATGGTGAAAAAGAGCCTGTGGGATGAGTTTTTGTTAAATGAGCACCCTATTTCTTCAAAAAAGAATGTTGTGCAAAGTCTGATTTTCTCTCTTGAAAAGATACAATTGCTTCATCTAAATTCAATAAGAGCTTACTTGCAAAAACCATACTTTGTTTTTTCAGACAATCTATCTAAGCTTGCACGGGTTCATTCACAGAACATGGCAAAATACAACTTCTTTTCTCACACAGACAGCTTCGGCAAAACTCCTCAAGATAGGTTCAAATCTGCAGGGATATTATATCTTAAGCTTGGGGAGAATATTGCGATGGGAACAAAGCTGCTTCCGTTTTTCGCAAACCATCTTCTTTTGAACTCGAAAGGACATCGCCAAAACATTGAAGGTAATTTTGAGATTGTTGGAGCTGGATGCGCTTTGGACCCAAACTATGAGAATGTGTATTATACACAAGACTTTGCTGTGCTGAGAGACTGA
- a CDS encoding fumarate hydratase — protein sequence MSKRALLRKVGQRHHKKYLAELEERLLEKINSLGIGPEGFGGKTTALDVFIEEFPTHIAGLPVAVNICCHVARHVKIEI from the coding sequence TTGTCGAAAAGAGCGCTTCTGAGAAAAGTAGGGCAGAGGCACCACAAAAAGTACTTAGCAGAGCTTGAAGAAAGGCTTCTTGAGAAAATAAACTCTCTTGGGATAGGACCTGAAGGGTTCGGTGGCAAAACAACTGCGCTTGATGTTTTCATTGAAGAGTTTCCAACACACATTGCCGGACTTCCAGTTGCAGTGAATATATGCTGCCACGTTGCAAGGCATGTGAAAATCGAGATATAA
- a CDS encoding fumarate hydratase: MRVVKSEIIEQKVYEAINKAVCILPDDVVDALNKAKYFEEGIAKLTLENLLKNIDLAQQKMRPICQDTGAAVFFVQIGEDVFVEGSLKGAINRAVSRAYTDFYLRKSMVKSPIERENTGDNTPAIIHFDMVPGDKITIHFMPKGFGSENKSAICMLTPADGVEGIEKFVVETVKKAGSDPCPPNFGGGGHWGDIRTCSSFVEKSASEKSRAEAPQKVLSRA, translated from the coding sequence ATGAGAGTTGTTAAGTCTGAAATCATTGAGCAAAAGGTTTATGAAGCAATAAACAAAGCGGTATGCATCCTGCCAGACGATGTTGTTGATGCTCTAAACAAGGCAAAATATTTTGAAGAGGGAATTGCAAAATTAACATTAGAAAATCTTTTAAAAAACATTGACCTTGCACAGCAAAAAATGCGACCCATTTGCCAGGACACAGGTGCTGCAGTGTTTTTTGTTCAGATAGGTGAGGATGTGTTTGTTGAAGGTTCTTTAAAAGGTGCAATAAACAGAGCAGTCTCAAGAGCTTATACAGACTTTTACCTTCGAAAGTCAATGGTAAAAAGCCCGATTGAAAGAGAGAATACAGGCGACAACACACCTGCCATTATCCACTTTGACATGGTACCGGGCGATAAAATTACAATTCATTTTATGCCAAAAGGATTTGGAAGTGAAAATAAAAGCGCGATTTGTATGCTGACACCTGCTGATGGTGTTGAGGGGATTGAAAAATTTGTTGTTGAAACGGTCAAAAAAGCTGGTTCTGACCCGTGTCCGCCCAATTTTGGTGGGGGTGGGCATTGGGGGGACATTCGAACTTGCAGCTCTTTTGTCGAAAAGAGCGCTTCTGAGAAAAGTAGGGCAGAGGCACCACAAAAAGTACTTAGCAGAGCTTGA
- a CDS encoding CvpA family protein, translated as MPNTADLVVLAVILIGSWVGYKKGVLRMAFDIGSYIISWFVAVLGYKFVSGFILQSPLLKEAIYSFVRQKVVIKDDILPTVPQLFKGAIIQAQEALNRTLQDAAAVVLANFIAMILIFVATKIVISALKMAIGFMRKVPVVGQVDGFLGLLAGVTVALIIIYIAFSILYFFPNAEIFKTAQKVIKTSMFAEFLYENNIIVMLMRQYLKI; from the coding sequence ATGCCAAACACAGCCGACTTGGTAGTACTTGCGGTAATTTTGATAGGCAGCTGGGTTGGGTACAAAAAAGGTGTGCTCAGGATGGCATTTGATATAGGGTCGTACATAATCTCGTGGTTTGTTGCAGTGCTTGGATATAAGTTTGTAAGCGGTTTTATACTTCAATCACCGCTTCTTAAAGAGGCTATCTATAGCTTTGTGAGACAAAAGGTTGTTATAAAGGACGATATTTTACCAACAGTGCCTCAGCTTTTTAAAGGTGCAATAATACAAGCACAAGAAGCGCTCAACAGAACCTTACAGGATGCTGCAGCAGTTGTTCTTGCCAATTTTATTGCCATGATTTTGATATTTGTAGCAACAAAAATTGTAATCTCAGCTTTGAAGATGGCCATTGGGTTTATGAGAAAAGTACCGGTTGTGGGTCAGGTGGACGGATTTTTAGGGCTTTTAGCGGGTGTGACCGTGGCGCTTATAATCATCTACATAGCATTTTCAATTCTCTACTTTTTTCCAAACGCAGAGATTTTCAAGACAGCCCAGAAGGTTATAAAAACTTCTATGTTTGCTGAGTTTTTGTATGAGAACAATATAATTGTGATGCTCATGAGACAGTACCTGAAGATATAA